The Saccharomyces cerevisiae S288C chromosome VII, complete sequence genome includes a region encoding these proteins:
- the NSA1 gene encoding ribosome biosynthesis protein NSA1 (Constituent of 66S pre-ribosomal particles; involved in 60S ribosomal subunit biogenesis): MRLLVSCVDSGSIKEVLCNIGTDTSVQSALQPFHVAPHLAEGLKAYVDRMWVISEDEAILARNSGVVELVKISKHLKENEALQVDPKGESKNEKSLSDDLPKFDISEFEITSSVSDLFDDAKLESLSSKSVKRTKLVDGFVTLCPIKKDSSNNTFVAATKSGLLHIIKKGEDKKLIKLASLGLKAPVEFLQLYDLEDTDTDKYIFAYGGEENLIKLVEIDSSFQSLKQIWEAKNVKNDRLDMRVPVWPMALRFLEPSPGKTEKGKLNYQFAAITRWSHLTKYSTQHGRKPFAQIDLLPNREPLSQMEVFDAKGENVVSSLGNFQSETFNELNVITTDYKKNVFKFDGNGRMLGKVGRDDITGSSTYIHVHDGKYLLQGGLDRYVRIFDIKTNKMLVKVYVGSRINFIVMLDDVEIEMPLSPSAKAAKGKQKRKVTELEEDADELWNKLEGKVAASKASKKSKI; the protein is encoded by the coding sequence ATGAGGTTACTAGTCAGCTGTGTGGATAGTGGATCCATAAAGGAAGTTTTGTGTAACATCGGGACTGACACTTCCGTACAATCAGCACTGCAGCCTTTTCATGTGGCACCTCATCTAGCCGAAGGATTGAAAGCTTACGTTGACAGGATGTGGGTGATATCCGAAGATGAAGCCATCTTAGCAAGGAATTCAGGGGTCGTCGAACTTGTAAAGATTTCGAAACAccttaaagaaaatgaagctCTCCAGGTCGATCCCAAAGgagaaagcaaaaatgaaaagagcCTTTCCGATGATCTACCCAAATTTGACATATCCGAGTTTGAGATAACCAGCTCAGTTTCAGACCTTTTTGATGATGCCAAATTGGAATCACTTTCAAGTAAATCTGTTAAAAGAACCAAGTTGGTGGATGGTTTTGTCACATTATGTCCCATAAAAAAGGATTCGTCGAATAACACATTCGTAGCTGCTACCAAATCGGGATTATTAcatattataaaaaaaggagaagaTAAAAAGTTAATAAAACTAGCATCCCTTGGACTGAAAGCACCAGTAGAATTTCTTCAGTTATATGATCTAGAAGATACCGATACtgataaatatatatttgcaTACGGAGGGGAGGAgaatttaataaaattagTGGAAATAGATTCGAGTTTCCAATCTTTAAAGCAAATTTGGGAAGCCAAGAATGTTAAAAACGACAGGTTGGATATGAGAGTCCCAGTATGGCCCATGGCCCTAAGATTTTTGGAGCCCTCCCCTGGTAAAACTGAAAAGGGTAAGCTGAACTACCAGTTTGCAGCCATAACCCGTTGGTCCCACCTCACCAAATACAGCACACAACATGGCAGAAAACCGTTCGCTCAGATAGATTTATTACCTAACCGTGAACCATTATCTCAGATGGAAGTTTTTGATGCCAAGGGAGAAAATGTTGTCTCTTCGTTGGGGAATTTTCAATCTGAAACCTTTAATGAACTGAATGTGATTACTACTGACTACAAAAAGAATGTTTTTAAATTCGATGGTAATGGAAGAATGTTGGGCAAGGTGGGTAGAGATGATATCACTGGTTCGTCAACCTATATTCATGTACATGACGGCAAATATCTTTTACAAGGTGGTTTAGATAGGTATGTTCGGATCTTCGATATAAAAACTAACAAAATGCTGGTGAAGGTTTATGTTGGGTCCCGTATaaattttattgttatGCTGGATGACGTTGAAATCGAGATGCCACTAAGTCCAAGTGCGAAAGCTGCCAAAGGGAagcaaaaaaggaaggtTACAGAACTTGAAGAAGACGCAGATGAGCTTTGGAATAAATTGGAGGGAAAGGTAGCTGCTTCTAAAGCCAGtaagaaaagcaaaatttAA